From the genome of Anopheles moucheti chromosome 3, idAnoMoucSN_F20_07, whole genome shotgun sequence, one region includes:
- the LOC128303006 gene encoding uncharacterized protein LOC128303006, whose protein sequence is PEEEKLDRDRDKDHRQHTGATGKGAGSSVSNAKASRKEATTGGQRHEGRPDQKDQCHAGGHHYHRESRNNFHKSYDRSWEKWEKFREKKMEMMKAHKYNVEHRLKYDNQERILYRHHFNYYPVKRPRPRKTSLEPNWYTENIYSNQSIDNSDGELGVGFQRPMPHLTSGAPGGRDINGNMSMGGLEDDGIFTIDGHFERRHNYPKSNSCCFGVNRMRDIDELGDGLERDGWTERYPKIPKSYSFSTSRSMGVGFNMAKLYNRNSFEMPEFPSHRRRHPEGGRAVVRLCDREGCFNETCFSKDEKNFYNNNNLHNNNVNNNNNNMHSTINNNNGSSNTYRHNNSNIISEWNLRNRNNLRIGAGGVGDAIAPRPQYVMEEDFDLFDEDDDDGEDEEATDREDQEEMESDLNTLYAEDRHSIACGDYGGVARELYGHPSRAGGAGHAADLYRGQRSKPLHRGRLDRVAKYADAEYTDNYRRSFEDFFNQNCCIERNHRQLQDAGRFLLKAPVTPPKNKSMLEVKPPNRFDDTSSDSTDLELDDFNFDFEKYWEELEKPSPTSPSELEERKSAGRSAMAGGTAAPTKKVKNVNLSRCYNNGTVIDIYHDDDPYHRDHYHYREGGIGKATNHNHSHRHRTGPAARSKGSRHKVYPAERDKRLAEDTGHLSDKGPAAHEPNGGKTLDAAGNAIGGNSNAISFLNNIFSIYKPNKYSPLNCHVEQNYLKNIPAKKMNIVASSASRPLGAGGDTRHTAGGDPSSTKRPLTVHPSKPSVASVATAARRNASRPQPTKDPQARFQIIPEKTGVKISPLYRLDAQDYRRARYKLKSTSRPLSFW, encoded by the coding sequence CCGGAAGAGGAAAAACTCGACCGGGACCGTGATAAAGACCACAGACAGCATACGGGCGCCACCGGCAAGGGTGCGGGTTCTAGCGTATCCAATGCGAAGGCAAGCCGGAAGGAGGCAACGACGGGCGGGCAACGGCACGAGGGCCGCCCAGACCAGAAAGACCAATGCCACGCGGGCGGACACCATTACCACCGGGAGAGTCGCAACAACTTCCACAAGTCGTACGATCGGAGCTGGGAAAAGTGGGAGAAGTTCCGCGAGAAGAAGATGGAGATGATGAAGGCCCACAAGTACAACGTGGAGCACCGGCTGAAGTACGACAACCAGGAGCGCATCCTCTACCGGCACCATTTCAACTACTACCCGGTGAAGCGACCCCGGCCGCGTAAAACCTCCCTCGAGCCCAACTGGTACACGGAGAACATTTACTCGAACCAATCCATCGACAACTCGGACGGTGAGCTGGGCGTGGGCTTCCAGCGCCCCATGCCACATCTGACGTCCGGCGCACCGGGCGGGCGGGATATCAACGGTAACATGAGCATGGGTGGACTGGAGGACGACGGTATCTTTACGATCGATGGCCATTTCGAGCGGCGGCACAACTATCCAAAATCCAACAGCTGTTGCTTCGGCGTTAACCGCATGCGCGACATTGACGAGCTCGGCGATGGGTTGGAGCGCGATGGGTGGACGGAGCGTTACCCAAAGATACCGAAATCCTACTCGTTCAGTACGTCCCGCAGCATGGGCGTCGGGTTCAACATGGCGAAGCTGTACAACCGCAACAGCTTTGAGATGCCGGAATTCCCGAGCCATCGCCGGCGCCACCCGGAAGGGGGTCGGGCGGTCGTGCGGCTCTGCGACCGGGAGGGTTGCTTCAACGAGACGTGCTTCAGCAAGGACGAGAAGAACTtttacaacaacaataatCTACACAACAATAacgtaaataataacaataacaacatgCACAgcaccatcaacaacaacaacggcagcagcaacacgtatcggcacaacaacagcaacatcattaGCGAGTGGAATCTGCGGAATCGAAACAATCTGCGGATCGGTGCGGGCGGTGTGGGTGATGCTATTGCACCACGGCCACAGTACGTCATGGAGGAGGACTTTGATCTGTTCGACGAGGACGACGATGACGGGGAGGACGAGGAGGCCACCGATCGGGAGGATCAGGAGGAGATGGAGAGTGATCTGAACACGCTTTACGCCGAGGATCGTCATTCGATCGCCTGCGGTGACTACGGTGGAGTGGCCCGCGAACTGTACGGCCATCCATCGCGGGCAGGAGGTGCGGGCCACGCAGCCGATCTGTATCGGGGGCAACGCTCGAAACCGCTGCACCGTGGGCGGCTCGATCGTGTGGCGAAGTACGCGGACGCGGAGTACACCGACAACTACAGACGATCGTTTGAGGATTTCTTCAACCAGAACTGCTGCATCGAGCGGAACCATCGGCAGCTGCAGGACGCCGGACGGTTCCTGCTGAAGGCCCCCGTTACGCCGCCGAAGAACAAGAGCATGCTGGAGGTGAAGCCACCGAATCGCTTCGATGACACCTCGTCCGACTCGACCGATCTGGAGCTGGATGATTTTAACTTCGACTTTGAGAAGTATTGGGAGGAGCTGGAGAAACCGTCCCCCACGTCACCGAGCGAGCTGGAGGAGCGCAAGAGCGCGGGTCGGAGTGCGATGGCCGGCGGGACGGCGGCCCCCACCAAGAAGGTGAAGAACGTCAATCTCAGCCGGTGCTACAACAACGGTACGGTTATCGACATCTACCACGACGATGATCCGTACCATCGGGACCACTACCACTACCGGGAGGGTGGCATCGGCAAGGCGACCAATCACAACCACAGCCACCGGCATCGCACCGGGCCGGCGGCGAGGAGTAAAGGGTCGCGCCACAAGGTTTATCCGGCGGAGCGTGACAAGCGGCTGGCGGAAGACACTGGCCACCTTTCCGACAAGGGACCGGCCGCGCATGAGCCCAACGGTGGCAAGACGCTGGACGCAGCCGGGAACGCGATAGGCGGCAACAGCAATGCGATCAGCTTCCTCAACAACATCTTCTCGATCTACAAGCCGAACAAGTACTCGCCGCTCAACTGTCACGTGGAGCAGAACTATCTGAAAAACATACCCGCGAAGAAGATGAACATTGTGGCAAGTTCGGCCAGCCGACCGTTGGGGGCTGGCGGTGACACCCGCCACACAGCCGGCGGTGATCCATCCTCGACCAAGCGGCCGCTGACGGTGCACCCGAGCAAACCGTCCGTTGCGTCGGTGGCGACGGCGGCCCGGCGCAATGCGTCCCGCCCGCAGCCCACCAAGGACCCGCAGGCCCGGTTCCAGATCATACCGGAGAAGACGGGCGTCAAGATTTCGCCCCTTTATCGGCTGGATGCGCAGGACTATAGGCGGGCGCGCTATAAACTGAAAAGCACCTCCCGGCCCCTGTCATTCTGGTGA